A genomic region of Dehalococcoidia bacterium contains the following coding sequences:
- a CDS encoding aspartate aminotransferase family protein, producing the protein MTSTQTQRTQADYLRLAHELLPGGAVSTEALPDGTAFVVERAQGAHLWDVDGREYIDYVIGSGPMLLGHAHPEVVAAVQAQVARGTTYFTLNRQVLELAELLVSAIPCAEQVRFVGSGTEATFHALRIARAATGREKILKFEGGYHGNHDYGMMGGTPAEPPPWPAALPDSAGIPRAVQETVLIAPFNDAETATGIIADHGGELAAVIVEPFQRAIPPAPGFLAALRETCRRHGIVLIFDEVVTGFRFAWGGAQERYGVVPDLATYGKVIAGGYAGGAIAGRRDLLGFADPARRSAGAAMTGTLSGNPVSAAAGLATLRVLERERATIYPRLYAYGERLAQGMTAAFGRRGIAVQAPGEGPIFQIFAQATPIRDYRDTLEANGAVWSAFCRAMTRRGVFLNGGKVYCSAAHGDDDLAATLVATEHALDEVAS; encoded by the coding sequence ATGACCAGCACGCAAACCCAACGCACACAGGCGGACTATCTGCGCCTCGCCCACGAGCTGTTGCCCGGCGGCGCGGTCAGCACCGAGGCGTTGCCCGACGGCACCGCCTTCGTGGTCGAGCGTGCGCAGGGCGCGCACCTCTGGGACGTGGATGGGCGCGAGTACATCGACTACGTGATCGGCTCCGGACCGATGCTGCTGGGTCACGCGCATCCGGAGGTCGTGGCCGCGGTGCAGGCCCAGGTGGCGCGGGGCACGACCTACTTCACCCTGAACCGCCAGGTGCTGGAGCTGGCCGAGCTGCTGGTGAGCGCCATTCCCTGCGCCGAGCAGGTGCGTTTCGTCGGCTCCGGCACCGAGGCGACGTTCCACGCCCTGCGCATCGCCCGCGCCGCCACCGGGCGGGAGAAGATCCTCAAGTTCGAGGGCGGCTATCACGGCAACCACGACTACGGCATGATGGGCGGCACCCCCGCCGAGCCGCCGCCCTGGCCCGCGGCGCTGCCCGACAGCGCGGGCATCCCCAGGGCCGTGCAGGAGACGGTGCTGATCGCGCCGTTCAACGATGCGGAGACGGCCACCGGCATCATCGCCGACCACGGCGGCGAGCTTGCGGCCGTGATCGTCGAACCATTCCAGCGGGCGATTCCACCCGCGCCCGGCTTCCTGGCGGCGCTGCGCGAGACCTGCCGCCGCCACGGCATCGTGCTGATCTTCGATGAGGTCGTCACCGGTTTCCGCTTCGCCTGGGGCGGGGCACAGGAGCGCTACGGTGTCGTGCCCGACCTCGCGACCTACGGCAAGGTGATCGCGGGCGGCTATGCGGGCGGCGCCATCGCCGGGCGGCGCGACCTGCTGGGCTTCGCCGACCCGGCGCGCAGGAGCGCCGGCGCGGCGATGACGGGCACGCTCAGCGGCAACCCCGTCTCCGCCGCCGCCGGACTGGCCACGCTGCGCGTACTGGAGCGGGAGCGCGCCACGATCTATCCGCGTCTCTACGCCTACGGCGAGCGGCTGGCGCAGGGCATGACCGCGGCCTTCGGCAGGCGCGGCATCGCCGTGCAGGCGCCGGGCGAGGGGCCGATCTTCCAGATCTTCGCGCAGGCCACGCCGATCCGTGACTACCGCGACACGCTCGAGGCGAACGGGGCCGTGTGGAGCGCCTTCTGCCGGGCGATGACCCGCCGCGGCGTCTTCCTGAACGGCGGCAAGGTCTACTGCTCCGCCGCGCACGGCGACGACGACCTGGCCGCGACGCTGGTCGCCACCGAACACGCATTGGACGAGGTCGCCTCGTAG
- a CDS encoding amidohydrolase family protein, whose product MTTTGTWRNPSVAGDTIAWPRDRAIPPQGAPLPAGTVVVSADSHVLETSDLWRGRLPARFQDRAPKLWWDEDGFSHLEAEGRNLDVPGLNTMLVEGRAGITDTGARLKDLDAEGVEKEIIFPQRTLSLVSLQDLELRAACMDAYNEWLAEYCKAAPDRLYGVGILNWWNPEAAEDSLQALRGLGFHAMEIPSAPPGIFYNARAMEPLWDAIERSGYPISFHIGENIQTRGAGALGIFQMQTFAPFRRLFGLMVFAGILERHPALKVVFTEGGIHWVPAALFDADRIYRDFESEMKPKLARLPSFYWWQNCYATFQEDPVGLQLLDQLGPHKALWASDYPHPESTLGYSAASVRAIFAATSEEKAKAVAGGNAVDLWDLR is encoded by the coding sequence ATGACGACCACCGGGACCTGGCGCAATCCCTCGGTCGCGGGCGACACGATCGCCTGGCCGCGCGATCGCGCGATCCCGCCGCAGGGGGCGCCGCTGCCGGCCGGCACCGTCGTCGTCTCGGCCGACAGTCACGTGCTGGAAACGTCGGACCTGTGGCGTGGTCGCCTGCCGGCTCGCTTCCAGGACCGCGCGCCGAAGCTCTGGTGGGACGAAGACGGCTTCTCGCACCTGGAGGCGGAGGGTCGCAACCTCGACGTGCCGGGTCTGAACACGATGCTGGTGGAAGGCCGCGCCGGGATCACCGATACAGGCGCACGGCTCAAGGACCTGGACGCGGAGGGGGTGGAGAAGGAGATCATCTTCCCGCAGCGCACGCTCTCGCTCGTCAGTCTGCAGGATCTCGAGCTGCGCGCCGCCTGCATGGATGCCTACAACGAGTGGCTGGCCGAGTACTGCAAGGCCGCGCCGGACCGCCTCTACGGCGTCGGCATTCTCAACTGGTGGAACCCGGAGGCGGCCGAGGACAGCCTGCAGGCGCTGCGGGGCCTGGGCTTCCACGCGATGGAGATCCCTTCGGCGCCGCCGGGCATCTTCTACAACGCGCGGGCGATGGAACCGTTGTGGGACGCGATCGAGCGCAGCGGCTATCCGATCTCGTTCCACATCGGCGAAAACATTCAAACCAGGGGCGCCGGCGCCCTGGGCATCTTCCAGATGCAGACGTTCGCGCCGTTCCGGCGGTTGTTCGGGCTGATGGTCTTCGCCGGCATTCTCGAGCGGCACCCGGCGCTGAAGGTCGTCTTCACCGAAGGCGGCATTCACTGGGTGCCCGCGGCGCTGTTCGACGCCGACCGCATCTACCGCGACTTCGAGTCGGAGATGAAGCCGAAGCTGGCGCGGCTGCCGAGCTTCTACTGGTGGCAGAACTGCTACGCCACCTTCCAGGAAGACCCGGTCGGACTGCAACTGCTGGATCAGCTCGGGCCGCACAAGGCGCTGTGGGCGAGCGACTACCCGCACCCGGAGAGCACGCTGGGCTACTCCGCCGCGTCGGTGCGTGCGATCTTCGCGGCCACGAGCGAGGAGAAGGCGAAGGCCGTCGCGGGCGGCAACGCCGTAGACCTCTGGGATCTTCGCTAA
- a CDS encoding Fur family transcriptional regulator — protein MPSENDDAVQRLRAAGLRITTPRLEILRTLTEGPSHTDADRIAAAVRARTGSISAQTVYNVLASLLAAGLVRRIEPAGGPGLYELRVGDNHHHIVCRLCAATTDVDCAAMPAPCLAPSETNGYLIDEAEVTFWGLCPECAAAASVSSGE, from the coding sequence ATGCCCAGCGAAAACGACGACGCGGTCCAGCGCCTGCGTGCCGCAGGGCTTCGCATCACGACCCCGCGACTGGAGATCCTCAGGACGCTCACCGAGGGTCCATCGCATACCGACGCGGACCGCATCGCCGCGGCCGTGCGCGCGCGTACGGGCAGCATCTCGGCCCAGACGGTGTACAACGTGCTGGCGTCGCTGCTGGCGGCCGGGTTGGTGCGCCGGATTGAACCCGCGGGCGGTCCCGGCCTGTACGAGCTGCGCGTGGGTGACAACCACCACCACATCGTTTGCCGGCTGTGCGCGGCGACGACCGACGTGGATTGCGCGGCGATGCCGGCGCCCTGTCTGGCACCGTCGGAGACGAACGGCTATCTGATCGACGAAGCGGAAGTCACCTTTTGGGGACTTTGTCCCGAGTGTGCCGCGGCGGCTTCCGTCTCGTCCGGCGAGTGA
- the hydA gene encoding dihydropyrimidinase produces MDLVIRNGTVVTAAGTARADVGVEGERIAQVGGQMERAAREIDATDMYVLPGGIDPHVHLNQAGMTGHRRADDLYSGTRAAAAGGVTTICDFAYQERGQPLRPAVEAALKAGRELSVIDFSFHPVIYDPSEAALAEIRELVAEGFPSFKFFTVIASFERRLPEYLRALASVGAAGGLAMIHCEDRAIIDYCSNLLIEQGKTGVENYPASRPREAEVSATQHALHLARTANVPAYIVHVSCEAAVDAARAARRDGQRVYVETRPIYLYLTEDAYAQADGALYVGQPPLRDDADVAAMWRALAAGDVHVVATDHVGWSRAIKQDPQHTFATVPAGMSNLETLLPMLFSHGVVQGRISLERFVSLISTNPARLMGLYPRKGTIAPGADADLVVWDPQRTRTIRAEEMHSAQDFEVYEGFSVTGWPLLTLSRGEVVFDGSRPSEAAGRGRLAARTAFAAL; encoded by the coding sequence ATGGATCTGGTGATTCGCAACGGCACCGTGGTCACGGCGGCGGGCACCGCGCGGGCGGACGTCGGCGTCGAGGGCGAGCGCATCGCGCAGGTCGGCGGCCAGATGGAACGCGCCGCCCGCGAGATCGACGCCACGGACATGTACGTGCTGCCCGGCGGCATCGACCCACACGTACACCTCAACCAGGCGGGCATGACCGGACACCGCCGCGCCGACGACCTCTACAGCGGCACCCGCGCGGCCGCGGCGGGCGGCGTCACCACGATCTGCGACTTCGCCTATCAAGAGCGCGGCCAGCCGCTGCGCCCGGCCGTCGAGGCGGCGCTCAAAGCCGGGCGCGAACTGAGCGTGATCGACTTCAGCTTCCACCCAGTGATCTACGACCCCAGCGAGGCGGCGCTGGCGGAGATCCGGGAGCTGGTAGCCGAGGGCTTTCCTAGCTTCAAGTTCTTTACCGTGATCGCCTCGTTCGAGCGGCGTCTGCCGGAGTATCTGCGGGCGCTGGCGTCGGTCGGCGCGGCGGGCGGCCTGGCGATGATCCACTGCGAGGACCGCGCGATCATCGACTACTGCTCCAACCTGCTGATCGAGCAGGGCAAGACGGGCGTCGAAAACTACCCGGCCAGCCGCCCGCGCGAAGCCGAAGTCAGCGCGACGCAGCACGCGCTGCACCTGGCCCGCACGGCGAACGTGCCCGCGTACATCGTGCATGTCTCCTGCGAGGCTGCCGTGGACGCGGCGCGGGCGGCGCGGCGGGACGGGCAGCGCGTGTACGTCGAGACGCGGCCGATCTATCTCTACCTGACCGAGGACGCCTACGCGCAGGCCGACGGCGCCCTCTACGTCGGCCAGCCGCCGCTGCGCGACGACGCGGACGTGGCGGCGATGTGGCGGGCGCTGGCGGCCGGCGATGTCCACGTCGTGGCCACGGACCACGTCGGCTGGAGCAGGGCGATCAAGCAGGATCCGCAGCACACCTTCGCCACGGTGCCCGCGGGCATGTCGAACCTGGAGACGCTGCTGCCGATGCTCTTCAGCCACGGCGTGGTGCAAGGACGCATCAGTTTAGAGCGCTTCGTCAGCCTGATCTCCACCAACCCGGCGCGGTTGATGGGCCTCTATCCGCGCAAAGGCACGATCGCGCCCGGCGCAGACGCCGACCTCGTGGTCTGGGATCCGCAGCGCACGCGCACGATTCGCGCCGAAGAGATGCACTCGGCGCAGGATTTCGAGGTCTACGAAGGCTTCTCCGTCACGGGCTGGCCCCTGCTCACCCTCTCGCGCGGCGAGGTCGTGTTCGACGGTTCGCGGCCGAGCGAGGCGGCCGGGCGCGGGCGGCTGGCGGCGCGCACGGCGTTTGCCGCCCTCTGA
- a CDS encoding SDR family oxidoreductase — MAANAVPRSKQEVRAMAQNREADVRGKVVVVTGASRGIGRVIAKMLAERGARLVLMARSTEAHPGRLPGTIEHTAGERRAAGAEVAVVAGDVAKEADVADCARVTAERFGRCDVLINNAAISAVGSVEALPLRLWQRCFEVNVHGPYMMMRHFLPLLRAAAPSHIINISSGAARRAWVDHAAYSASKAAMDRLSLTAAEEFKPDRISVADLMLELSVVTEGYVFNSPGIDTSDWEQPEIMGEAVLWILAHGDRYSGRIVTIGELREDYKDFTAGPRA; from the coding sequence ATGGCTGCGAACGCCGTGCCGCGGTCAAAGCAGGAGGTGCGGGCGATGGCGCAGAACCGCGAGGCGGACGTGCGGGGCAAGGTGGTCGTCGTCACCGGCGCGAGCCGCGGCATCGGCCGGGTGATCGCGAAGATGCTGGCCGAGCGTGGCGCCAGGCTGGTGCTGATGGCGCGCAGCACGGAGGCGCATCCCGGCCGCCTGCCGGGCACGATCGAGCACACCGCCGGCGAGCGCCGCGCGGCGGGCGCCGAGGTTGCCGTCGTCGCGGGCGACGTGGCGAAGGAAGCCGACGTGGCCGACTGCGCCCGCGTCACCGCCGAGCGTTTCGGCCGCTGCGATGTGCTGATCAACAACGCCGCCATCAGCGCCGTCGGCTCGGTCGAGGCGCTGCCGTTGCGCCTCTGGCAGCGCTGCTTCGAGGTCAACGTGCACGGGCCGTACATGATGATGCGGCACTTCCTGCCGCTGCTGCGCGCCGCGGCGCCGAGCCACATCATCAACATCTCCTCCGGCGCGGCGCGGCGGGCTTGGGTCGACCACGCCGCGTATTCCGCCTCGAAGGCGGCGATGGATCGCCTCTCGCTGACCGCCGCCGAGGAGTTCAAGCCCGACCGCATCAGCGTGGCGGACCTGATGCTGGAGCTGTCGGTCGTGACCGAGGGCTACGTCTTCAACAGCCCCGGCATCGACACCTCCGACTGGGAGCAGCCGGAGATCATGGGCGAGGCCGTGCTCTGGATCCTGGCGCACGGCGACCGCTACAGCGGCCGCATCGTCACGATCGGCGAGCTGCGCGAGGACTACAAGGACTTCACGGCCGGCCCGCGGGCCTGA
- a CDS encoding amidohydrolase family protein translates to MTTAEPWIDRTREEPLEPELPIIDPHHHLWHRPNNRYVLDDLLADLAGQNVRQTVFVECTSMYRAAGPEEFRVVGETEWVQGIAAQSASGGFGELRAAAGIVGSADLRLGDRAARVLEAQIAASPQRFRGIRHRAAWAEPGVLPNQPATTPAHLLLDADFRRGFAYLRTYGLSFEAWLYHPQLPELAGLAKAFPDTAIILNHLGGPIGVGPYAGKRGEVFAQWKQDLTAVAACPNVVLKVGGLQMAVNGFDWHERERPPTSDELLAANRDWYLYAIEQFGPRRCMFESNFPVDKLSCSYTVLWNQFKKLSRGFSPSERAAMFHDTAQRVYRLPQA, encoded by the coding sequence ATGACGACCGCCGAACCCTGGATCGATCGCACGCGGGAAGAGCCGCTTGAGCCGGAGCTGCCGATCATCGACCCGCACCACCACCTCTGGCACCGCCCGAACAACCGCTACGTGCTCGACGATCTGCTTGCCGACCTGGCGGGGCAGAACGTGCGGCAGACGGTCTTCGTCGAATGCACGTCCATGTACCGCGCCGCCGGCCCCGAGGAGTTCCGCGTGGTGGGCGAGACGGAGTGGGTGCAGGGCATCGCGGCGCAGAGCGCCAGCGGCGGCTTCGGCGAACTGCGCGCCGCCGCCGGCATCGTGGGCAGCGCCGATCTGCGGCTGGGCGACCGCGCGGCGCGGGTGCTCGAAGCGCAGATCGCGGCCAGCCCGCAGCGCTTCCGCGGCATTCGACACCGCGCGGCCTGGGCCGAGCCGGGCGTGCTGCCCAACCAGCCGGCAACGACGCCGGCGCACCTGCTGCTGGACGCCGACTTCCGCCGCGGCTTCGCCTATCTGCGGACGTATGGTTTGAGCTTCGAAGCCTGGCTCTACCATCCACAACTGCCGGAGCTTGCCGGCCTGGCGAAGGCGTTCCCCGATACGGCGATCATCCTCAACCACCTCGGCGGCCCGATCGGCGTCGGCCCCTACGCCGGCAAACGCGGTGAGGTCTTCGCGCAGTGGAAGCAGGATCTCACCGCCGTTGCCGCCTGTCCGAACGTGGTGCTCAAGGTCGGCGGGCTGCAGATGGCGGTGAACGGCTTCGACTGGCACGAACGCGAGCGCCCGCCAACCTCGGACGAGCTGCTGGCCGCCAACCGCGACTGGTATCTCTACGCGATCGAGCAGTTCGGGCCGCGGCGCTGCATGTTTGAAAGCAACTTTCCCGTGGACAAGCTCTCCTGCTCGTACACCGTGCTCTGGAACCAGTTCAAGAAGCTGAGTAGGGGCTTTTCGCCGTCCGAGCGCGCCGCCATGTTCCATGACACGGCGCAGCGCGTCTACCGCTTGCCGCAGGCCTGA
- a CDS encoding dienelactone hydrolase family protein, producing the protein MPWNQFQTNAIPTITTEFISIRGNNGDSIHAYAARPAGAGPFPGVVLVHHLPGWDELYLEFTRRFAQHGFSAISPDLYCREGHGAPDDVAAKVRGAGGVADAQVVGDCVGAMQHLKAQAGSNGKVGIIGSCSGGRHAYVVACSSRAFDAVVDLWGGRVVQDELTEKQPVSPVTMTKDLNCPVLGIFGNDDQAPSPAQVDQHEAELKQHGKNYEFHRYDGAGHGIWYYSFPLYRPQQAMDSWGKVLDFFEKNLR; encoded by the coding sequence ATGCCGTGGAACCAGTTCCAGACCAACGCCATACCCACGATCACCACGGAGTTCATCAGCATTCGCGGCAACAACGGCGACAGCATCCATGCCTATGCCGCGCGCCCCGCGGGCGCCGGTCCGTTTCCCGGCGTGGTGCTGGTCCACCACCTGCCCGGCTGGGATGAGCTCTATCTCGAGTTCACCCGGCGCTTTGCCCAGCACGGCTTCTCAGCCATCTCCCCGGACCTGTACTGCCGCGAGGGCCACGGCGCGCCCGACGACGTGGCGGCGAAGGTGCGCGGCGCGGGCGGCGTGGCGGATGCGCAGGTGGTAGGCGACTGCGTGGGCGCCATGCAGCACCTCAAGGCGCAGGCCGGCAGCAACGGCAAGGTCGGGATCATCGGCAGCTGCTCGGGCGGGCGTCACGCCTATGTTGTGGCCTGCAGCTCGCGCGCCTTCGATGCCGTGGTGGACCTGTGGGGCGGTCGCGTGGTGCAGGACGAGCTGACGGAGAAGCAGCCCGTCTCGCCGGTGACGATGACGAAGGATCTCAACTGTCCGGTGCTGGGCATTTTCGGCAACGACGATCAGGCGCCCTCGCCGGCACAGGTGGACCAGCACGAGGCCGAGCTCAAACAGCACGGCAAGAACTACGAGTTCCACCGCTATGATGGCGCCGGCCACGGCATCTGGTACTACAGCTTCCCGCTCTATCGCCCGCAGCAGGCGATGGACAGCTGGGGCAAGGTGCTTGACTTCTTCGAGAAGAACCTGCGCTGA
- the katG gene encoding catalase/peroxidase HPI, translated as MDVSERGSDSENPAIPAPTPKQTRPRSNRDWWPNQLDLSVLRQHAPQPNPLGADFNYREEFQRLDVEALKQDIFALMTTSQDWWPADYGHYGPLFIRMSWHAAGTYRIADGRGGGGTGAQRFAPLNSWPDNASLDKARRLLWPIKQKYGRRISWADLIIFAGNCAIESMGLKTFGFGFGREDIWEPDEIYWGSEDTWLGDERYSGDRELANPFAAVQMGLIYVNPEGPNGNPDPLAAAKDIRETFRRMAMNDEETFALIAGGHTFGKTHGAADAIKYVGPEPEAAPLEAQGLGWKNGFGSGKGDDTITSGLEGAWTNEPTKWDNGYLDNLLNYDWKLTKSPAGANQWTPTNAAAQGTVPDAHDPSKRHAPMMLTTDLSLKLDPIYAPIAKRFHEHPEELADAFARAWYKLLHRDMGPVSRYLGPWVPEPQLWQDPVPEVDHELIGESDIAALKGKILASGLSISQLVSTAWASAASFRGTDKRGGANGARIRLAPQKDWEVNEPAKLARALQILEQIQQEFNGAQSGGKRVSLADLIVLGGCAAVEQAAQNAGHAVPVPFTPGRTDASQEQTDVESFAVLEPRADGFRSYVRAGEKLSPETLLLDRANLLTLTAPEMTVLVGGMRALNANFGQSQLGVFTRRPETLTNDFFVNLLDMGTEWKASASAENVYEGRDRATGGLKWTGTAVDLVFGSHSQLRAIAEFYACDDSKEKFVRDFVAAWNKVMSLDRFDLVAQDRSVRPRAAVAGD; from the coding sequence ATCGACGTGTCTGAGCGCGGCAGTGACAGCGAGAACCCGGCAATCCCCGCCCCGACTCCCAAGCAGACCCGGCCCAGGTCGAACCGAGACTGGTGGCCGAATCAACTCGACCTCTCGGTTCTCCGCCAGCACGCGCCCCAGCCCAATCCGCTGGGCGCGGACTTCAACTATCGAGAGGAGTTCCAGCGCCTCGACGTCGAGGCGCTGAAGCAGGACATTTTCGCGCTGATGACGACCTCGCAGGACTGGTGGCCGGCCGACTACGGCCACTACGGGCCGCTCTTCATCCGCATGTCGTGGCACGCCGCCGGCACGTACCGTATCGCCGACGGTCGGGGCGGCGGCGGCACCGGCGCGCAGCGCTTCGCCCCGCTCAACAGTTGGCCAGACAACGCGAGCCTCGACAAGGCGCGCCGCCTGCTCTGGCCGATCAAACAGAAGTACGGCCGCAGGATATCCTGGGCCGATCTGATCATCTTCGCCGGCAACTGTGCCATCGAATCGATGGGACTCAAGACGTTCGGCTTCGGCTTCGGGCGCGAGGACATCTGGGAGCCCGACGAGATCTACTGGGGGTCCGAGGACACCTGGCTGGGAGACGAGCGCTACAGCGGCGACCGGGAACTCGCCAATCCCTTCGCCGCCGTGCAGATGGGCCTGATCTACGTGAACCCGGAGGGGCCGAACGGCAACCCGGATCCGCTGGCCGCAGCAAAGGACATCCGCGAGACGTTCCGCCGCATGGCGATGAACGACGAGGAGACGTTCGCGCTGATCGCCGGCGGACATACGTTCGGCAAGACGCACGGCGCCGCCGACGCGATCAAGTACGTCGGTCCGGAACCAGAGGCTGCCCCACTTGAGGCGCAGGGCCTCGGCTGGAAGAACGGCTTCGGCAGCGGCAAGGGCGACGACACGATCACCAGCGGCCTGGAGGGCGCCTGGACCAACGAGCCAACGAAGTGGGACAACGGCTACCTGGATAACCTGCTCAACTACGACTGGAAGCTGACGAAGAGCCCCGCCGGCGCGAACCAGTGGACGCCTACCAACGCAGCGGCCCAGGGCACCGTGCCCGACGCGCACGATCCCTCGAAGCGGCACGCCCCCATGATGCTGACCACCGACCTCTCGCTGAAGCTGGATCCGATCTACGCGCCGATCGCGAAGCGCTTCCACGAGCACCCGGAGGAACTGGCAGACGCCTTCGCCAGGGCGTGGTACAAGCTGTTGCACCGCGACATGGGCCCCGTCTCGCGTTACCTTGGCCCGTGGGTACCGGAGCCGCAGTTGTGGCAAGACCCGGTTCCGGAGGTTGATCACGAACTGATCGGGGAAAGCGACATCGCCGCCCTCAAGGGCAAGATCCTTGCATCGGGGCTGTCCATCTCGCAGCTGGTCTCCACCGCCTGGGCGTCGGCGGCAAGCTTCCGCGGCACCGACAAGCGCGGCGGGGCGAACGGGGCGCGGATTCGCCTGGCGCCGCAAAAGGACTGGGAGGTCAACGAGCCGGCCAAACTCGCCCGGGCGCTGCAGATACTGGAACAGATCCAGCAGGAGTTCAACGGCGCGCAGAGCGGCGGGAAGCGGGTCTCGCTCGCCGACCTGATCGTCCTGGGCGGCTGCGCCGCCGTCGAGCAGGCGGCGCAGAACGCCGGGCACGCCGTGCCGGTTCCCTTCACGCCCGGGCGCACGGACGCCTCGCAGGAGCAGACCGACGTCGAGTCGTTCGCCGTGCTCGAACCGAGAGCCGACGGCTTCCGCAGCTACGTCCGCGCCGGGGAGAAGCTGTCGCCTGAGACCCTGTTGCTCGACCGGGCCAACCTGTTGACGCTGACCGCGCCCGAGATGACGGTCCTGGTCGGCGGCATGCGTGCCCTGAACGCCAACTTCGGGCAATCCCAGCTCGGCGTCTTCACCAGGCGGCCCGAGACGCTGACCAACGATTTCTTCGTGAACCTGCTCGACATGGGCACGGAATGGAAGGCGTCCGCCTCGGCTGAGAACGTGTACGAGGGTCGCGATCGCGCGACTGGCGGACTCAAATGGACCGGCACCGCCGTCGACCTCGTCTTCGGTTCGCACTCCCAGCTTCGAGCCATCGCGGAGTTCTATGCGTGTGACGACTCGAAGGAGAAGTTCGTGCGCGATTTTGTGGCGGCGTGGAACAAGGTGATGAGTCTTGATCGCTTCGACCTGGTCGCGCAGGACCGGAGCGTGCGGCCGCGAGCGGCCGTGGCCGGCGACTGA
- the nudC gene encoding NAD(+) diphosphatase, with the protein MGEIIPFAGNPLDRAANQRRDEAWLAAQFGAAGGRYLPFWRLNVLTSTAGIDAQAALHWLDSGVCGRLGDGTVPLLLGLRDGVAHFAVDLSALADPIAELCIEGAAFTDARQAGGTLPAEEAGILAQARSLLEWHTRNRFCGSCGSPTAVAAGGAMRRCTACGAEHFPGPHAVVIMVVWRGDRCLLGSGRGWGGKRYSALAGFMDHGETIEEAVAREVYEEVGLHVDQVEYHASQPWPFPMSLMIGCFAHVSDEAVTVDEEELAGVRWFSREEIRQALAAPESVDFGVPGRIAIAHHLIKAWAEQFPSAGRTAHPYPRNGQP; encoded by the coding sequence ATGGGCGAGATCATTCCCTTCGCGGGCAACCCGCTGGACCGCGCCGCCAACCAGCGCCGCGACGAGGCCTGGCTCGCCGCGCAGTTCGGCGCCGCCGGGGGCCGCTATCTGCCGTTCTGGCGACTGAACGTGCTCACCAGCACCGCCGGGATCGATGCACAGGCGGCGTTGCACTGGCTCGACAGCGGCGTCTGCGGCCGGCTCGGGGACGGCACGGTCCCGCTGCTGCTGGGGCTGCGCGACGGCGTGGCGCACTTCGCCGTCGATCTCTCCGCGCTGGCCGATCCGATCGCGGAGCTGTGCATCGAGGGCGCGGCCTTCACCGACGCCCGCCAGGCCGGGGGCACGCTGCCGGCGGAGGAGGCGGGCATTTTGGCGCAGGCCCGCTCGTTGCTGGAGTGGCACACGCGCAACCGCTTCTGCGGCAGTTGCGGCTCGCCCACGGCCGTGGCCGCCGGCGGCGCCATGCGCAGGTGCACAGCCTGCGGCGCCGAGCATTTTCCCGGCCCGCACGCCGTCGTGATCATGGTGGTCTGGCGCGGCGACCGTTGCCTGCTGGGCAGCGGCCGCGGCTGGGGCGGGAAGCGGTACTCGGCGCTGGCCGGCTTCATGGACCACGGCGAGACGATTGAAGAGGCGGTGGCACGCGAGGTCTACGAGGAGGTCGGTCTCCATGTCGACCAGGTGGAGTACCACGCCTCGCAGCCGTGGCCGTTCCCCATGTCGCTGATGATCGGCTGCTTCGCCCACGTGAGTGACGAAGCCGTGACCGTGGACGAGGAAGAGCTGGCCGGCGTCCGCTGGTTCTCCCGCGAGGAGATCCGCCAGGCGTTGGCGGCGCCGGAGAGCGTCGATTTCGGCGTGCCCGGCCGCATCGCCATCGCTCACCACCTGATCAAGGCGTGGGCCGAGCAATTCCCGAGCGCCGGCCGCACGGCGCACCCGTACCCGAGGAACGGACAGCCATGA